In Candidatus Desulfatibia profunda, the DNA window TCAAAGGTCTCGATGTGGTGGTTGTTTTAGATTTTCGGTTTCAATAATCAGGGAATAGCTTCGATGAAATCAGTTGCATTTTGGATAGACGAAATTGCAGGGCTGTAAAAAGGCAGCCGAACCCATATTTAACGCTCCGGGAAAAGTTGATTGATGAAGCTTCCGCAAAATATTTTGTGGGACAACTGATTTCGGCAACCGTAAAACCAAACCAGATAATCTGGGCCAGCATCTGATTGTCAAACACAAAATCATCCGAATTAACCTCGAGCGGCAACTGCTGGAGCAGTTTGCGGGAAAAAGCCCTGTATCCCGTATGGTATTC includes these proteins:
- a CDS encoding glycosyltransferase family 2 protein; translated protein: PDYQYTPKLIPAMASMIGSGLYQCVLGSRILGGYALKGGMPIWKYAANRFLTFVENILLKAKLSEYHTGYRAFSRKLLQQLPLEVNSDDFVFDNQMLAQIIWFGFTVAEISCPTKYFAEASSINFSRSVKYGFGCLFTALQFRLSKMQLISSKLFPDY